A stretch of Lactuca sativa cultivar Salinas chromosome 6, Lsat_Salinas_v11, whole genome shotgun sequence DNA encodes these proteins:
- the LOC111886421 gene encoding uncharacterized protein LOC111886421 codes for MSPRSDRDWMYKRLDHGYLSTTYHASVKGFLDVAFSNEATVDGDYIRCPCFKCKNMYYKTRGNVELHLLQNGFTPNYTTWWAHGERNTISQHEEESSNPMQDPMEDDDDDDDVNGCTQMLMDVMEELPNPNAKGFYDMLEDADEPLWDGCENYSKLQAATELLHWKSEYNISEAAYDHILPIIKRMLPKGEKLVENFYETKKLLKIIRLPEKKIHACKNHCMIFYGADSDLTKCRVCDHDRYKSGKLPYLVMRYLPIAPRLQRLYLTKKTAKQMTWHYEHQTQPGLMVHPSDGEAWKHFDSMHQEFSSEPRNVRLGICTDGFSPNNSNTTPYSCWPVFLSIYNLPPWMCLKEPYVQLSIVIPGKKSPGQNIDLFLRPLIDELKMLYTDGVVTYDASTKCNFTMKAILLWTVSDFPAYAMLSGWSTHGKLACPYCMGESGSFRLHHGSKPCWFDCHRKFLPEQHTYRGDKTGFLANKVERSSPPPILTGDQIWEQVRHFPTVYEGKPFRAKNAKLLGFGITHNWVKRSIFWELPY; via the coding sequence ATGTCACCACGTAGTGATAGAGATTGGATGTACAAAAGGTTAGATCATGGGTATCTTAGCACAACATATCATGCATCCGTCAAAGGATTTTTGGATGTTGCTTTTTCTAATGAAGCAACTGTTGATGGGGATTATATTAGATGTCCTTGTTTTAAATGCAAGAACATGTATTATAAAACAAGAGGTAATGTAGAGCTTCACTTGTTACAAAACGGTTTCACTCCTAATTACACAACTTGGTGGGCACATGGTGAAAGAAATACGATATCTCAGCATGAGGAAGAATCTTCTAATCCGATGCAGGATCCGATGgaagatgatgatgacgatgatgatgttAATGGGTGTACACAAATGTTGATGGATGTAATGGAGGAACTCCCGAATCCAAATGCCAAGGGGTTCTATGATATGTTGGAAGATGCTgatgaacctttgtgggatggATGtgaaaattattcaaaattacaaGCTGCAACAGAGTTGTTGCATTGGAAGTCAGAATACAATATATCTGAGGCTGCTTATGATCACATACTTCCTATAATTAAGCGGATGCTACCCAAAGGTGAGAAACTAGTTGAGAACTTCTATGAGACGAAGAAGCTTTTGAAAATAATTAGACTCCCAGAAAAAAAGATCCATGCTTGCAAAAACCATTGCATGATATTCTATGGGGCAGATTCTGATTTGACTAAGTGTCGAGTGTGTGATCATGATCGGTACAAGAGTGGCAAACTGCCTTATTTGGTTATGAGGTACTTGCCGATTGCTCCTAGACTCCAAAGGTTGTATTTGACAAAAAAGACGGCAAAGCAAATGACATGGCACTATGAACATCAAACGCAACCGGGTTTGATGGTCCATCCAAGTGATGGTGAGGCTTGGAAGCATTTCGACTCAATGCATCAAGAATTTTCAAGTGAACCACGGAATGTTCGCCTTGGGATATGCACCGATGGGTTCAGTCCAAATAACTCAAATACAACCCCGTATTCATGTTGGCCTGTTTTCCTTTCAATTTATAACTTGCCTCCTTGGATGTGCTTAAAAGAACCATATGTTCAATTAAGCATAGTTATTCCTGGAAAAAAGAGCCCAGGTCAAAATATAGATTTGTTTCTCAGGCCGCTAATTGACGAGTTAAAGATGCTATATACAGATGGTGTTGTCACTTATGACGCTTCGACTAAATGCAATTTCACAATGAAAGCTATACTTCTTTGGACAGTTAGTGACTTTCCTGCTTATGCAATGTTATCGGGTTGGAGCACACATGGCAAGTTAGCATGTCCGTATTGTATGGGTGAGTCGGGGTCGTTTCGGTTACACCATGGTAGTAAACCATGTTGGTTTGACTGCCATCGAAAATTTTTACCTGAACAACACACATATCGGGGTGACAAAACAGGATTTCTGGCTAATAAGGTTGAGCGATCTAGCCCCCCACCAATATTAACCGGTGATCAGATTTGGGAGCAAGTACGACACTTTCCAACTGTTTATGAAGGCAAACCTTTTAGAGCAAAGAATGCAAAATTGCTTGGTTTCGGGATTACTCATAATTGGGTTAAGAGGAGCATCTTTTGGGAGCTACCATATTAG
- the LOC128126622 gene encoding uncharacterized protein LOC128126622, whose protein sequence is MIGEISTFCSQYFLPTIETRLNRESRNFAPDIPSYTMVDSRLSIFKVPSRRLFEKSGQRRPLTDDEMRIAHNYILINCVEVLPFLRLFENYVIQSQADMDDGAFERFRDQHFAKWFKDYVSMIRENFVLPKCLPL, encoded by the exons ATGATTGGAGAAATATCGACTTTTTGCTCACAATACTTTTTGCCTACAATTGAAACCCGGTTGAATCGTGAGTCGCGTAATTTTGCCCCAGACATTCCTAGTTATACCATGGTCGACTCTCGATTAAGCATTTTCAAAGTTCCATCTCGAAGATTATTCGAAAAAAGTGGTCAACGCAGGCCTTTGACAGATGATGAGATGCGTATTGCTCATAATTACATCTTGATCAATTGTGTTGAGGTTCTACCTTTTTTAAG gtTGTTTGAAAATTATGTGATCCAAAGCCAAGCTGATATGGATGATGGAGCATTTGAAAGGTTTAGGGATCAACATTTTGCTAAGTGGTTTAAAGATTATGTGAGTATGATACGAGAAAATTTTGTATT